The following proteins are encoded in a genomic region of Phaeodactylum tricornutum CCAP 1055/1 chromosome 1, whole genome shotgun sequence:
- a CDS encoding predicted protein (cdc45-like protein, essential protein required for initiation of DNA replication. Highly closed to the Thalassiosira protein thaps1 103630.), protein RLYYSTGTFYGSPASYVAYRIATQLRFGDVGDLLWLACVGVTDAYLHARVDVAGYSALAIDLRSDCHRLFPNDISNNPHGQTLTKIGFSENGRVLSETDFRFFLLRHTSLLDAMIYSDFIATRFQLSTSQGMHKLQELLAKMGYPLEECKQPFAFMKPSLRRRLQSQIREHAEEYGLENFEFTSFFRVTGYQSLLSASDTSYAVTALLECDVPRADATEDERTRQAFNVAYDALNSNAAPTVGLQGLLGAEQGANVSSLVNGGNLEQTGGGDETPDRHHVFAKPLALTRLAHYLMDLHRENGKWTGAKSRPLILLAEQPRTKSYLVVGFEYPELAGSFVKNLFGKNFELAAQSMKGTFRFDSFDSNVVEVAAVDVQRFVEQLHYLMDSL, encoded by the exons CGTCTCTACTACTCCACCGGAACCTTTTACGGATCCCCCGCTTCTTACGTAGCCTACCGCATCGCTACACAGTTGCGCTTTGGCGACGTCGGTGATCTGCTCTGGCTCGCCTGCGTGGGCGTCACGGACGCCTACCTTCACGCAAGGGTCGACGTGGCCGGATACTCCGCCCTCGCCATTGACCTACGCAGCGACTGTCACCGACTATTCCCCAACGACAT cagcaacaatccCCACGGACAAACCTTGACCAAGATTGGCTTCAGTGAAAATGGCCGCGTCTTGTCCGAAACCgattttcgtttctttttgctcAGGCACACATCACTGCTCGACGCCATGATATATTCCGATTTTATTGCCACGCGCTTCCAGCTCTCCACTTCGCAAGGCATGCACAAACTCCAGGAATTGCTCGCCAAAATGGGATATCCCCTGGAAGAATGCAAGCAACCTTTTGCTTTTATGAAGCCTTCGCTCCGACGCCGCTTGCAGTCCCAAATTCGCGAGCACGCGGAAGAATATGGCCTCGAAAATTTTGAATTTACCAGCTTTTTCCGAGTCACGGGCTACCAATCGCTCTTGTCGGCATCCGACACGTCCTACGCCGTCACGGCGTTGCTCGAATGCGACGTTCCCCGCGCCGACGCCACGGAAGACGAACGCACCCGTCAAGCCTTCAACGTAGCCTACGATGCACTAAACTCCAACGCGGCACCGACGGTTGGGTTGCAAGGACTCCTCGGTGCGGAGCAAGGGGCCAACGTGAGCAGTCTCGTCAACGGAGGCAACCTGG AGCAAACCGGGGGTGGGGACGAAACGCCGGATCGGCATCACGTGTTTGCGAAACCACTGGCACTGACACGCCTTGCGCATTATTTGATGGATTTGCACCGTGAAAACGGTAAATGGACCGGCGCCAAGTCTCGCCCGTTGATCCTCCTGGCCGAGCAACCACGGACGAAATCCTATCTAGTGGTAGGCTTTGAATATCCCGAACTGGCGGGTAGTTTCGTCAAGAATCTTTTCGGAAAGAACTTTGAACTGGCGGCACAGTCCATGAAGGGAACCTTTCGGTTCGACAGCTTTGACAGCAACGTGGTGGAAGTGGCTGCCGTGGATGTACAACGATTCGTCGAGCAGTTACACTATCTGATGGATTCATTGTAA
- a CDS encoding predicted protein — translation MLRNDPKYISKLQEEVNVLRELRGHDNVIRLYDVFCVDNELFIITELGRGGDLFHLLTTHPKHGVTESYAAKTVSEMLSAVSFLHLRSICHRDLKLENWVLESGKDVWSSLKLIDFGLSTHYTPGQRLSRVVGSSYYVAPEVLKKSYTESCDLWSLGVIVYMLLSGAPPFYGKNDEAIKASIVQGEYTFPHELFRDVSDEAMAFVSTLLSYNIEYRYTADQALTHPWLA, via the exons ATGTTGCGGAATGATCCCAAGTACATTTCCAAACTACAAGAGGAAGTGAACGTATTGCGCGAATTGCGCGGGCATGACAACGTCATTCGCCTCTACGACGTTTTTTGCGTCGATAACGAACTTTTCATAATTACAGAACTGGGTCGTGGCGGAGATTTGTTCCATTTGCTCACCACCCACCCCAAACACGGAGTCACCGAATCTTACGCTG CCAAAACGGTATCGGAGATGCTTTCGGCCGTTTCCTTTTTGCACTTGCGCAGTATTTGTCACCGCGATCTAAAACTAGAGAATTGGGTGCTCGAGTCTGGCAAAGATGTCTGGAGCTCGCTCAAGTTGATTGACTTTGGACTCTCTACACACTATACTCCTGGACAACGTCTCAGTCGGGTTGTTGGATCATCCTACTACGTGGCCCCGGAAGTCCTCAAAAAGTCCTACACCGAATCGTGCGACTTGTGGTCCCTAGGAGTCATTGTGTATATGTTGCTTTCCGGGGCGCCCCCGTTTTACGGAAAGAATGACGAAGCCATCAAAGCTTCCATCGTTCAAGGTGAATATACCTTTCCGCACGAACTCTTTCGGGACGTGTCCGACGAAGCCATGGCGTTCGTCTCCACCTTGCTCAGCTATAACATTGAATACCGCTACACTGCTGATCAAGCCTTGACGCACCCATGGTTGGCC
- a CDS encoding predicted protein, whose amino-acid sequence RVEDLLSSIVGLEHIKSQVRGLRRTVEISDLRDSLVPESRPGRGPSALSLVSPGIAEDSGRPRAHHMVFAGNPGSGKTSVARLLAKVFHELGVLRKPKFLEVERMDLVARDKETTLSKTREVLDEARGGVLFIDEAFTLGMASKRNRSDTASYAMQEMVRSMDEAATSQTDDDFPLIVLGGFPLETQAFLAFQPDMRKRFPLVFEFPDYTCEELARI is encoded by the coding sequence CGAGTGGAAGATCTACTGTCTTCCATTGTCGGTTTGGAACACATCAAGAGTCAAGTACGTGGACTCCGACGTACCGTGGAAATCAGTGATCTCCGCGACAGCTTGGTGCCGGAAAGTAGACCAGGGCGCGGTCCTTCGGCCTTGTCCTTGGTCTCACCCGGCATTGCCGAGGATTCCGGACGCCCTCGGGCACACCACATGGTGTTTGCCGGTAACCCTGGAAGCGGCAAGACGTCGGTGGCTCGTCTACTAGCCAAAGTATTCCACGAGCTCGGTGTCTTGCGCAAACCGAAATTCCTCGAAGTGGAACGGATGGACTTGGTCGCCCGAGATAAGGAGACCACACTCAGCAAAACCCGCGAAGTATTGGACGAAGCTCGTGGCGGCGTACTCTTTATCGACGAGGCCTTTACGCTGGGCATGGCCTCGAAACGCAACCGATCAGACACGGCCAGCTACGCCATGCAGGAAATGGTCCGCAGCATGGATGAGGCTGCCACAAGTCAaacggacgacgactttccACTCATCGTCTTGGGTGGCTTTCCGCTCGAGACGCAAGCCTTTTTGGCGTTCCAGCCCGATATGCGCAAACGATTTCCGCTGGTCTTTGAGTTCCCGGACTACACTTGTGAAGAGCTGGCTCGCATT
- a CDS encoding predicted protein has product MMGLVPKPSAKDRHCKGFQCAALLLYTLRTCRIGQFVPTRNMDDTTMHRAASQDSTDIRSPRLKETFPSVANEGSPSLAEHASTTKPLTFPKPTHSRADNWMIVSYRRTRFSKFCKVDVHPEDYSKRNNLPRCRPSLVDPLPSTPLSDCDTCDADSNLHRQKDSLPDRVDVIVEATALCDQDLHIRRNASEIHKWWPCAFGSSFVGRAQACGPEAKEAGIKPGSRVAVIAKSGPIARYVPARAQDLVTVPKELDAADIACLIATYLPAFQALHHGRIRPYRYSRTCFKGRRILVTGGASPEGLAVVRLAQLAGAKDIFVTAPRAHFDVIKAQRAIPVDDNAEAWLDQLEGRIDIAIDLNFPRNFVFVRQSLARKGRLEQDFGFLLRMLALRKIRPHIDCFIRLGDVPETLLDLRAKLSTGTIICEPWK; this is encoded by the exons atgatgGGTCTTGTTCCCAAACCTTCCGCCAAAGATAGACATTGCAAAGGGTTCCAGTGTGCCGCTCTTCTTCTTTACACTTTGCGCACTTGTAGGATCGGCCAATTTGTACCTACGCGAAACATGGATGACACTACGATGCATCGAGCGGCCAGCCAGGATTCGACAGACATACGCTCTCCGCGGTTAAAGGAAACGTTTCCCTCAGTCGCCAACGAGGGAAGCCCTTCACTAGCCGAACATGCATCAACCACTAAGCCGCTGACATTTCCTAAACCAACCCATAGTCGCGCGGATAATTGGATGATTGTCTCGTACCGACGGACACGATTCAGCAAGTTTTGCAAGGTTGATGTGCATCCCGAAGACTATTCCAAGCGCAATAATTTGCCCAGGTGTCGCCCAAGTCTCGTTGACCCCTTACCAAGTACTCCGCTTTCGGATTGCGATACGTGTGATGCTGACAGCAATTTGCATCGACAGAAGGACTCTTTACCGGACCGCGTCGATGTGATCGTAGAG GCGACTGCACTTTGTGATCAAGATTTGCATATACGGCGCAATGCTTCCGAAATACATAAATGGTGGCCCTGCGCGTTCGGTAGCAGCTTTGTCGGACGCGCCCAGGCCTGCGGCCCCGAAGCGAAAGAAGCCGGGATCAAACCAGGATCGCGCGTGGCTGTAATAGCCAAAAGTGGACCTATTGCCCGCTACGTTCCCGCTCGCGCACAGGATTTAGTGACTGTACCGAAAGAATTGGATGCTGCCGACATTGCCTGCCTAATTGCTACATACTTACCAGCCTTCCAAGCTTTGCATCACGGAAGGATCCGCCCCTACCGGTATTCTCGAACATGTTTCAAAGGAAGGAGGATTTTGGTCACTGGTGGAGCTTCACCGGAAGGACTGGCAGTCGTTCGATTGGCTCAATTGGCGGGAGCCAAGGACATTTTTGTAACGGCCCCGAGAGCGCACTTTGATGTTATCAAAGCGCAGCGTGCAATACCGGTCGACGACAATGCAGAGGCATGGTTGGATCAGCTCGAAGGGCGTATCGACATTGCCATCGATTTGAATTTTCCAAGAAATTTTGTCTTTGTACGTCAGTCTTTGGCACGGAAGGGGAGATTG GAACAGGACTTTGGGTTTCTCCTACGTATGCTAGCGCTTCGAAAGATTCGCCCACACATTGATTGCTTCATCCGACTGGGTGATGTCCCTGAAACCCTCCTAGACCTACGTGCCAAGCTATCAACTGGCACCATCATTTGTGAACCTTGGAAATAG
- a CDS encoding predicted protein gives MASSMSMNETGASPSSGGAVPTTGDFVDLHELSKGWKAAITRAKDPSTRYEARVKNDRGNLPLHSAASFRAPLEVAEALLAAYPEAASITNNYGNLALHFTAWKKGPLDVEQLLLKRDGMTEEREMVLAMLMDMKENHPHALYSAGIDPKAVTDLDSMLEQVRKASVEETIPPGSSDEEIDAQLIEESLCPPDDPVEVALAGVIGCSAVKNQIRGLRRTIEIAAATGEVSKIPRHLAFIGNPGTGKTMVARKMVNILRNVGAIQSLNFVEVGREDLIDKKSEARTVFKTRKVLERAAGGVLFVDEAYTLLPSTARPRGRDHGAAALREIARALPGGNPLVILTGAPLDLQRVLSSDIGFKGHFLTRIEFPDATPLQIAHMFMAKLSEKGLMPAQGVTPQYLGELIKSNTEAEWRQERNGRIADLLLLGVRAEVKKRAVWDDTASKGSLSPMKILSPGSSRMPAFAPEEVFVNVEDIQNAIVNGM, from the exons ATGGCGTCGTCCATGAGCATGAACGAAACGGGAGCGTCTCCTTCTTCGGGAGGTGCTGTACCTACCACCGGTGACTTTGTGGATCTCCACGAACTCTCGAAAGGATGGAAAGCAGCAATTACCAGAGCCAAGGACCCTTCTACAAG GTACGAAGCGCGCGTCAAGAATGATCGCGGAAACTTGCCGTTGCATTCGGCAGCGTCGTTCCGTGCTCCACTGGAAGTAGCCGAAGCACTCCTCGCGGCCTACCCGGAAGCGGCCTCCATCACCAACAACTACGGAAACCTGGCACTGCACTTTACGGCCTGGAAGAAAGGTCCTCTGGATGTGGAACAGCTACTCCTCAAA CGAGATGGCATGACCGAAGAACGCGAAATGGTGCTCGCCATGTTGATGGATATGAAGGAAAATCATCCGCACGCCTTATACTCGGCGGGCATTGATCCCAAGGCCGTCACCGACTTGGACTCCATGCTGGAACAGGTGCGCAAAGCTTCGGTTGAAGAAACAATTCCTCCCGGGAGCAGTGACGAGGAAATCGATGCACAGCTTATTGAAGAATCACTATGTCCTCCGGATGATCCGGTCGAAGTGGCGTTGGCCGGTGTGATTGGATGTAGCGCGGTCAAAAACCAAATCCGCGGACTGCGACGTACCATTGAAATAGCCGCAGCTACTGGTGAAGTCTCCAAAATCCCGCGTCACTTGGCCTTTATCGGAAACCCAGGAACCGGCAAGACCATGGTGGCCCGCAAAATGGTCAACATCCTGCGTAACGTGGGAGCCATACAGAGCCTCAACTTTGTCGAAGTGGGCCGTGAAGATCTCATTGACAAGAAGAGTGAAGCCCGGACCGTCTTCAAGACACGAAAAGTATTGGAACGTGCCGCCGGAGGGGTCTTGTTTGTCGACGAAGCGTACACTTTGTTGCCCTCAACGGCCCGTCCGCGTGGACGCGATCACGGAGCGGCAGCTTTGCGGGAGATTGCCCGAGCACTCCCCGGCGGAAACCCACTGGTCATTCTGACCGGTGCACCCTTGGATCTGCAGCGTGTACTCTCTAGCGACATTGGTTTCAAGGGACACTTTTTGACCAGAATCGAGTTTCCGGATGCGACCCCTCTACAGATTGCACACATGTTCATGGCAAAACTGTCCGAGAAGGGACTCATGCCGGCCCAAGGTGTCACCCCACAGTACCTGGGTGAGCTGATCAAGTCGAATACGGAAGCCGAATGGAGGCAGGAGCGAAACGGTCGTATTGCCGACCTGTTACTGCTGGGCGTCCGGGCCGAAGTCAAGAAACGTGCCGTCTGGGACGATACCGCGTCCAAGGGATCGTTGAGCCCCATGAAAATTCTTAGCCCGGGATCTTCTCGCATGCCTGCTTTTGCCCCCGAAGAAGTATTTGTGAATGTGGAAGATATTCAGAATGCCATTGTGAACGGCATGTAA